The Microbulbifer sp. YPW1 genome contains a region encoding:
- the edd gene encoding phosphogluconate dehydratase produces MANTTVVNSRIQAVTDRIIRRSEETRASYLAQVERAQGKGRARHKLSCGNLAHAMAASSDQDKNLIASGQGPNLAIINAYNDMLSAHQPYGTYPEMLKAEALRNGATAQVAGGVPAMCDGVTQGQPGMELSLFSRDVIAMATAISLSHDMFDGGMYLGICDKIVPGLVIGALSFGHLPAVFIPAGPMPTGLANAEKVRVRQLYAEGKVGRKELLEAESASYHSAGTCTFYGTANSNQMLVEIMGLQLPGSSFVNPGTELRDALNHEAVKQLVQITEPSNYTPIAKILSEKSFVNGIVGLHATGGSTNHTMHLIAMARAAGIQITWQDMAELSEIVPLLCHVYPNGTADINHFAAAGGMQFLIRELLGAGLLHNDVSTVLGDSGMEPYTYDPFLNEDRDGLVWRPTAEESGNPDIIRPASDPFSGHGGLQLLQGNLGNSVIKVSALKTPQLKVKAPAVVFDSQDALLDAFKAGELEKDFVAVVRFQGPQANGMPELHKLTPSLGVLQDRGYKVALVTDGRMSGASGKVPAAIHLSPEALEGGVVAKIQDGDVIELDAEAGVLKVHVSDEELAARAPAECDLSANATGMGRDLFTNMRKLASGAETGGSILF; encoded by the coding sequence ATGGCAAACACTACAGTGGTAAACAGTCGGATACAGGCGGTGACCGACAGGATCATCCGCCGCAGCGAAGAGACCCGTGCCAGCTATCTGGCGCAGGTAGAGCGCGCTCAAGGCAAAGGTCGTGCGCGCCACAAGCTGTCCTGCGGAAACCTGGCGCACGCCATGGCGGCGTCCAGTGATCAGGATAAAAACCTGATCGCTTCCGGGCAGGGTCCCAACCTGGCAATCATCAATGCCTACAACGATATGTTGTCGGCCCACCAGCCCTACGGCACCTATCCCGAAATGCTGAAGGCCGAAGCGCTGCGCAACGGCGCTACCGCACAGGTTGCCGGTGGCGTCCCCGCAATGTGTGACGGCGTCACCCAGGGGCAGCCGGGTATGGAACTGTCACTGTTTTCCCGCGATGTTATTGCCATGGCCACTGCCATTTCCCTGTCGCACGACATGTTCGATGGCGGTATGTACCTGGGCATCTGCGACAAAATCGTACCCGGTCTGGTGATCGGCGCGCTGTCATTTGGCCACCTGCCGGCGGTGTTCATCCCGGCAGGGCCGATGCCTACCGGTCTCGCAAACGCGGAAAAAGTACGTGTTCGCCAGTTGTATGCCGAAGGCAAAGTCGGCCGCAAAGAATTGCTTGAAGCGGAAAGTGCGTCCTACCACAGTGCAGGTACCTGCACATTCTACGGTACTGCCAACAGCAACCAGATGCTGGTGGAGATCATGGGGCTGCAGCTGCCCGGTAGCTCTTTTGTGAATCCGGGCACCGAGCTGCGCGATGCACTGAACCATGAAGCGGTAAAACAGCTGGTACAGATTACCGAGCCCAGCAATTACACGCCGATCGCGAAAATCCTCAGCGAAAAATCTTTTGTAAATGGCATTGTTGGTCTGCATGCCACCGGTGGCTCGACGAACCACACCATGCACCTGATTGCCATGGCGCGCGCCGCCGGTATCCAGATTACCTGGCAGGACATGGCCGAGCTTTCCGAGATAGTGCCGCTGTTGTGTCACGTGTATCCGAATGGCACCGCAGATATCAACCACTTCGCCGCTGCCGGCGGTATGCAGTTCCTGATTCGCGAATTGCTGGGTGCAGGCCTGCTGCACAACGATGTCAGCACCGTGCTGGGTGATTCCGGTATGGAGCCCTACACCTACGATCCGTTCCTGAATGAAGACCGGGACGGCCTGGTATGGCGCCCCACTGCGGAAGAGTCCGGCAACCCGGACATTATCCGCCCCGCGAGTGATCCTTTCTCCGGCCACGGTGGCCTGCAGCTGCTGCAGGGCAACCTCGGCAACAGTGTGATCAAGGTGTCCGCCCTGAAAACACCGCAACTGAAAGTGAAAGCGCCGGCGGTGGTATTCGACAGTCAGGACGCATTGCTGGATGCCTTCAAGGCTGGCGAACTCGAGAAGGATTTTGTTGCGGTGGTGCGCTTCCAGGGGCCCCAGGCCAACGGCATGCCGGAGCTGCACAAACTGACACCTTCGCTCGGTGTATTGCAGGACCGCGGTTACAAGGTGGCGCTGGTCACCGACGGCCGTATGTCCGGCGCGTCCGGCAAGGTGCCGGCGGCCATCCACCTTTCTCCGGAAGCGCTGGAAGGTGGCGTTGTGGCGAAAATCCAGGATGGTGATGTTATTGAGCTGGATGCGGAAGCCGGCGTTCTCAAAGTACATGTAAGTGATGAAGAGCTGGCTGCACGCGCGCCAGCGGAGTGCGATCTGTCCGCCAATGCCACCGGTATGGGGCGCGACCTGTTCACCAATATGCGCAAGCTCGCTAGCGGCGCAGAAACCGGTGGAAGCATTCTTTTTTAA
- the zwf gene encoding glucose-6-phosphate dehydrogenase translates to MANAFDMVLFGGGGDLSLRKLIPALYRAYIEGGLNKDSRILPVCRRQEDADVYLKTAQQALKTHLRDGEYSDKNWKGFSAQLRAVALDISKPDEQWDGLVDILGKDTERTRLFYLAIPPAVFGPCCENLSVKGLIHENSRVVVEKPLGYNAKTSDQINSKIAEYFPEESIFRIDHYLGKETVQNLLALRFSNVLFEHLWDAKTIDHIQISISETVGLEGRAGFYDDTGAMRDMVQNHLLQLLCLIAMESPNSMSARNIRSEKIKVLEALRPLTDQDVDQNIVRGQYVAGGLGKELVPGYLEELKAPNSTTETFVAIRAHIDNWRWTGVPFYLRTGKRMEKRCAEIVIQYKNVSHSVYQPEAGKVLPNRLVIRLQPEESIKLVLMAKKMDSLTMELQPVELNLTLSDTYDSFKSDAYKRLMLDAAANNSALFIHREEVAAAWAWVDPIIDHWRETANQPQLYRAGTWGPQASNQLLAENGHHWFNP, encoded by the coding sequence ATGGCTAACGCATTCGACATGGTACTTTTTGGTGGTGGCGGAGATCTGTCACTGCGCAAACTGATTCCGGCCCTGTACCGGGCCTATATTGAAGGCGGTCTGAACAAGGATTCCCGTATCCTGCCGGTATGCCGTCGTCAGGAAGACGCTGACGTCTACCTGAAAACCGCGCAGCAGGCGCTGAAAACCCACCTGCGCGATGGCGAATACAGCGATAAAAACTGGAAAGGATTCAGCGCGCAGCTGCGCGCCGTCGCATTGGATATCTCCAAGCCCGACGAGCAGTGGGATGGCCTGGTGGACATCCTCGGCAAGGACACCGAGCGCACGCGCCTGTTCTACCTCGCGATTCCGCCGGCGGTATTCGGACCCTGTTGTGAAAACCTGTCGGTCAAGGGGCTGATTCACGAAAATTCTCGTGTCGTGGTGGAAAAGCCGCTCGGCTACAACGCCAAGACTTCCGACCAGATCAACAGCAAGATTGCCGAGTACTTCCCCGAAGAAAGTATTTTCCGCATCGACCACTACCTGGGTAAGGAAACGGTACAGAACCTGCTGGCGTTGCGCTTTAGCAACGTACTGTTCGAGCATCTCTGGGATGCAAAAACCATCGACCATATCCAGATCAGCATTTCCGAAACTGTGGGTCTTGAAGGTCGCGCGGGTTTCTACGATGACACCGGCGCGATGCGCGATATGGTGCAGAACCATTTATTGCAGTTGCTGTGCCTGATCGCCATGGAATCGCCCAACAGCATGTCGGCGCGCAATATCCGCTCGGAAAAAATCAAAGTGCTCGAGGCACTGCGCCCGCTGACTGACCAGGACGTGGACCAGAATATCGTGCGCGGCCAGTACGTCGCCGGTGGCCTGGGCAAAGAGCTGGTACCGGGCTATCTGGAAGAGCTCAAGGCGCCTAACAGCACCACCGAAACCTTTGTTGCGATTCGCGCGCATATCGACAACTGGCGCTGGACCGGTGTGCCTTTCTACCTGCGCACTGGCAAGCGTATGGAAAAGCGCTGTGCGGAAATCGTGATTCAGTACAAGAACGTGTCCCACAGTGTGTACCAGCCCGAAGCCGGCAAGGTATTGCCGAACCGCCTGGTAATCCGCCTGCAGCCGGAAGAGAGCATCAAGCTGGTTCTGATGGCGAAGAAAATGGACAGTCTCACCATGGAGCTGCAGCCGGTGGAGCTGAACCTCACACTGTCCGATACCTACGACAGTTTTAAAAGTGACGCCTACAAGCGCCTGATGCTGGATGCAGCAGCCAACAACTCCGCGCTGTTTATTCATCGCGAAGAGGTTGCTGCCGCCTGGGCCTGGGTCGACCCGATCATCGACCACTGGCGTGAGACTGCCAACCAGCCACAGCTTTACCGCGCAGGCACCTGGGGCCCCCAGGCCTCCAATCAGCTGTTGGCCGAGAATGGCCACCACTGGTTCAACCCCTGA
- the pgl gene encoding 6-phosphogluconolactonase yields the protein MVEEKFFADRERLTLALANECAAALHAGIKAHGQATFLVSGGSSPEPVYRELSRRPLPWQNVNVALVDERWVEKDEAGSNLAFISNSLLQNEASKAPCLGMKNAAATPAEGEGDCERAYQELPRPFDVCVLGMGNDGHTASFFPHAEGLADALDPKSDKLCKAITAKQSAVTGVHTERMTLTLAAILQAKEIKLLITGEEKLKVYRQALLGDDELEMPVRSILKQGLKPVTVYWAP from the coding sequence ATGGTTGAAGAAAAGTTTTTTGCAGACCGGGAACGCCTGACACTGGCGCTGGCCAACGAATGTGCCGCCGCGCTGCATGCTGGTATCAAGGCGCATGGGCAGGCCACCTTTCTGGTCAGCGGCGGCAGCTCTCCGGAGCCGGTATACCGCGAGCTTTCCCGACGCCCGTTGCCTTGGCAAAACGTGAATGTTGCGCTGGTCGACGAGCGCTGGGTGGAGAAAGACGAGGCTGGTAGCAATCTGGCATTCATCTCCAACAGCCTGCTGCAGAACGAAGCCAGCAAGGCGCCGTGTCTGGGAATGAAAAATGCCGCAGCCACGCCCGCAGAAGGCGAGGGCGATTGCGAGCGCGCTTATCAGGAATTGCCGCGTCCGTTTGACGTGTGTGTGCTTGGGATGGGCAACGACGGGCATACCGCTTCGTTCTTTCCCCATGCGGAAGGTCTGGCAGATGCGCTTGACCCCAAATCGGACAAGCTGTGCAAAGCCATCACCGCCAAGCAAAGCGCGGTGACAGGTGTTCACACCGAGCGTATGACGCTGACTCTGGCGGCCATTCTGCAGGCAAAAGAAATCAAGTTGCTGATTACCGGCGAGGAAAAGCTCAAGGTCTACCGGCAGGCGCTGCTGGGTGATGATGAGCTGGAAATGCCGGTGCGCAGTATTCTCAAGCAGGGGCTGAAACCGGTCACTGTGTATTGGGCACCGTGA
- a CDS encoding bifunctional 4-hydroxy-2-oxoglutarate aldolase/2-dehydro-3-deoxy-phosphogluconate aldolase: MQESLVPVLEQAGVVPVLVIDNVSEALPLAQALVEGGLNVLEVTLRTEAALAAVEEIAKHLPDAHVGTGTVLNAADVRRSVDAGATFMVSPGATEALLDAADDVSVPMLPGAANPSEVMRLLERGYRYQKFFPAEAAGGVPMLKSIGGPLAQVKFCPTGGVGPKNAKDYLGLANVVCVGGSWMAAPKLVAEKNWAEITRLAKEATLLKG, from the coding sequence ATGCAAGAGTCACTTGTACCCGTACTGGAGCAGGCCGGTGTCGTTCCGGTTCTGGTTATCGATAACGTCAGCGAAGCCCTGCCGCTGGCTCAGGCACTGGTTGAAGGCGGCCTGAACGTACTGGAGGTGACTCTGCGCACCGAAGCGGCCCTGGCCGCGGTAGAGGAAATTGCCAAACACCTGCCGGACGCACACGTCGGTACTGGCACCGTGTTGAATGCGGCGGACGTGCGCCGCTCCGTGGATGCCGGTGCAACCTTCATGGTAAGCCCGGGTGCTACCGAAGCGCTGCTGGATGCGGCGGACGATGTTTCTGTTCCCATGCTGCCCGGCGCGGCGAACCCTTCTGAAGTCATGCGCCTGCTGGAGCGTGGCTACCGCTACCAGAAATTTTTCCCTGCGGAAGCCGCGGGCGGTGTACCGATGCTGAAATCCATTGGTGGCCCGCTGGCGCAAGTAAAGTTCTGCCCCACCGGCGGTGTGGGCCCGAAGAATGCCAAAGACTATCTGGGCCTGGCCAACGTGGTCTGCGTTGGTGGCTCCTGGATGGCGGCACCGAAGCTGGTAGCCGAGAAAAACTGGGCGGAAATCACTCGCTTGGCTAAAGAGGCCACTCTGCTGAAGGGCTAA
- the gap gene encoding type I glyceraldehyde-3-phosphate dehydrogenase, producing MKLRIAINGYGRIGRNVTRAIYESGYNDRIQLVAINDLAPVEANAHLTRFDTVHGRFNTDVAVEGENLVIGGDTVKVCQERNPAALPWGELEVDLVLECTGLFTGKEAASQHMQAGAKAVLISAPSGDADLTVVYGVNDDKLTAEHKVVSNASCTTNCLAPVAKVLNEAIGIERGFMTTVHAYTNDQNTQDAVHKDIYRARAAADNMIPTKTGAAAAVGLVLPELKGKLDGMAVRVPVNNVSLVDCQFIASRETTVDEINAIMRDAAGTIKGGVLSFCEQPLVSVDFNHTSASSHFDANHTRVNGNLVKVMAWYDNEWGFSHRMLDTSLAMAKALEL from the coding sequence ATGAAACTCAGAATTGCTATCAATGGCTATGGCCGCATCGGCCGCAATGTAACGCGCGCGATCTATGAATCCGGTTACAACGATCGCATTCAGCTGGTTGCCATCAACGATCTGGCACCGGTAGAAGCCAACGCTCACCTGACCCGGTTCGATACCGTACACGGCCGCTTCAATACCGATGTTGCTGTAGAAGGTGAGAACCTGGTTATCGGCGGTGACACCGTCAAGGTATGCCAGGAACGCAACCCCGCCGCGCTGCCCTGGGGCGAGCTGGAAGTGGATCTGGTGCTGGAATGTACCGGCCTGTTTACCGGCAAAGAAGCGGCCTCCCAGCACATGCAGGCTGGCGCCAAAGCGGTGCTGATTTCTGCGCCGTCCGGCGACGCGGACCTGACCGTGGTTTACGGTGTTAACGACGACAAGCTCACCGCAGAGCACAAGGTGGTTTCCAACGCTTCCTGTACCACCAACTGCCTGGCCCCTGTAGCCAAGGTTCTGAACGAAGCGATCGGTATCGAGCGCGGCTTCATGACCACCGTGCACGCCTACACCAATGACCAGAACACCCAGGATGCTGTGCACAAGGACATCTACCGTGCCCGTGCCGCAGCTGACAACATGATCCCGACCAAAACCGGCGCTGCCGCGGCGGTGGGCCTGGTTCTGCCTGAGCTGAAAGGCAAGCTGGATGGCATGGCCGTACGTGTACCGGTGAACAACGTTTCCCTGGTGGATTGCCAGTTTATCGCCAGCCGCGAAACCACCGTTGATGAAATCAACGCGATCATGCGCGATGCCGCAGGCACCATAAAAGGTGGTGTGCTGTCTTTCTGCGAGCAGCCGCTGGTTTCCGTAGACTTCAACCACACCTCCGCTTCCAGCCACTTCGATGCCAACCACACCCGTGTAAATGGCAATCTGGTGAAAGTCATGGCGTGGTATGACAACGAGTGGGGCTTCTCTCACCGTATGCTGGATACCAGTCTGGCGATGGCCAAAGCGCTCGAGCTGTAA
- the pyk gene encoding pyruvate kinase, whose product MIRHTKIVATLGPGTDKPRVIDEIIRAGVNVVRLNFSHGSADDHRKRVEEVRRAAAEQNKLVAVLGDLQGPKIRIARFAEGSIFLENNAEFTLDADCPKEGGNQQRVGVDYPSLIADCKPGNILLLDDGKIRLEVTGGTSSKLFCRVLQGGKLSNNKGINLLGGGLSAPALTEKDYEDIKLAAELDVDFLAVSFPRSGEDLEIARKAMREAGSNAAIVAKVERAEAVNDDEQMDGIILASDVIMVARGDLGVEIGDAALVGVQKKLINRANALNRGVITATQMMESMITNPTPTRAEVMDVANAVLDGTDAVMLSAETAAGDFPVAAVESMAEVVVGAEQYLGTTTRPAADRSSSETIDTVIAQAAIEAAVRVENLSAVAALTESGRTPRIMSRATSQLPIYALTRHPRVARQLVLLRGVEPIEFDPASVPLGHLTDAIIEVLGSRVTLEKGERILITQGERLNMGGGTSSMRIKEIE is encoded by the coding sequence ATGATTCGCCATACCAAAATTGTTGCAACACTCGGTCCGGGTACTGACAAGCCGCGTGTTATTGACGAGATTATCCGCGCAGGCGTCAACGTTGTACGCCTCAACTTTTCTCACGGTAGTGCCGATGACCACCGCAAGCGTGTGGAAGAAGTGCGTCGTGCCGCGGCCGAGCAGAACAAGCTGGTGGCTGTACTTGGCGACCTTCAGGGCCCGAAAATCCGTATTGCCCGTTTCGCCGAAGGCAGCATTTTTCTCGAAAACAACGCCGAGTTCACCCTCGATGCGGATTGCCCGAAAGAGGGCGGTAACCAGCAGCGTGTAGGTGTGGACTACCCGTCCCTGATTGCTGACTGCAAGCCCGGTAATATCCTGCTGCTGGACGATGGCAAGATCCGCCTCGAAGTCACGGGCGGTACCAGTAGCAAGTTGTTCTGCCGTGTGTTGCAGGGCGGCAAGCTGTCCAATAACAAGGGGATCAACCTGTTGGGCGGTGGTCTTTCCGCTCCGGCACTGACGGAGAAAGATTACGAAGACATCAAGCTCGCCGCCGAGCTGGATGTGGATTTCCTCGCGGTGAGCTTCCCGCGCAGTGGCGAAGATTTGGAAATCGCACGCAAGGCCATGCGCGAAGCGGGTAGCAACGCTGCCATCGTCGCCAAGGTGGAGCGCGCGGAAGCAGTAAATGATGACGAGCAGATGGACGGTATTATTCTCGCCTCTGATGTCATCATGGTTGCCCGCGGCGACCTGGGTGTAGAGATCGGTGATGCCGCACTGGTGGGTGTTCAGAAAAAGCTGATCAACCGCGCCAATGCCCTGAATCGCGGTGTGATCACCGCGACCCAGATGATGGAATCCATGATTACCAACCCGACACCGACACGCGCCGAAGTAATGGATGTCGCGAATGCGGTGCTCGACGGCACCGATGCGGTGATGCTGTCTGCGGAAACCGCTGCTGGTGATTTCCCGGTTGCCGCGGTGGAGTCTATGGCGGAAGTCGTCGTGGGGGCTGAGCAGTACCTCGGTACCACCACCCGTCCTGCAGCAGACAGGTCGTCATCCGAAACCATTGATACCGTCATTGCCCAGGCGGCGATCGAGGCTGCAGTCCGGGTTGAAAACCTGAGTGCGGTAGCGGCGCTCACCGAATCCGGTCGCACCCCTCGCATCATGTCCCGCGCGACGTCGCAGCTGCCGATCTACGCGCTGACTCGCCACCCGCGTGTTGCACGCCAGCTGGTATTGCTGCGCGGTGTCGAGCCCATCGAGTTTGATCCGGCCTCTGTTCCCCTGGGGCACCTCACCGATGCCATCATCGAGGTGCTGGGCTCCCGGGTAACCCTGGAGAAGGGCGAACGCATCCTGATCACCCAGGGCGAGCGCCTGAATATGGGCGGCGGCACCAGTTCGATGCGTATCAAGGAAATCGAATAA